Part of the Paenibacillus terrae HPL-003 genome is shown below.
TGAAATTGATCACCAGAGACATTTGTGCCCATAACTTTGTCCAGCTTCTTTAATTCATCCTGATTTACCTTGCCGTTATCCTTGAGATCAAAGCGCAAGCGTGTAACGCAATGATATACAGAATTAATATTGTCTGTTCCACCAACGGAGGCCACAATTTTTTTGGCTGTTTCCTGTTGATCCATTTTGAATCCCCCCATTTTTAGGTAAAAAAATACCTGAATGAGCAGGCCCGCGTATCGTGAGCCTTTTTCATTCAGGTTTTGCCTGATTTAACAGTGACAAGCCTTGAAAAATATTCTATTTTCTTTTGATAAGACGCTCCAAATGCAGTGTCAGGTACAATTGCTCAGAATGCGTCATGGTGTACTTGTAGTTCTTTTGAATAAATCTTTCGATTTTACCAATGCATTTAAAAGTGTCCGCATAATTTTTCTTCACGACTTCATACAAATATTCTTCTGCATCATCATGGCCTGAATGCGTAATAACGCGCTGGCAAAAATATTTGAGATGTGTAATAAAACGGAAGTAATTCACACTGTCCTCATCAAATTCCACATTAAAATGGTATTTGATAATGTTCATGATCTCCTGAAGCAACTGCATCATATGAGTGACATCATTCATCGAATCATTAATTTCAGCATTCACGAAATGAAGGGCAATATTACAAATTTCTTCCTTAGGGAATTCAATACCCAGACGTTCGCGCAAAAGCGTCAACGATTCTTTGGCAGCGTCATACTCAGCTTTATAAAAATGCTGAATCTCCCATGATAGTGGGTTGCGTACGATCATGTCATGCTCCATACGCTGTATAGCAAAATGAATATGATCCGACAGGGAGACATAGATGCCGTCACTTATTTTTTTGTTCAACTGTGTGCGCGCCAGACTAACAATGTCATCGGTGACTTGTAAAATATCAATCGGAACTTCCATGACAGTCGCTTTAAACTTCTCATAAATATTTGCATCCTGAAGACGGAAAATTTTCTCGATCCGATTTTCATCAATAGGGTCACCCGCACGGAAGTTAAAGCCGATACCCCGGCCGAGGATAAGCAACTCCTGATTTTTATCATCCACCGTACTGACAATATTATTGTTGAAGATTTGTTTAATTATCACATTGAACCACCCATTTTGAGGAATAAAAAAGAGCAAAACTACAACAGAAATAAACATAATCATTTCTGTTGTGGTTTTGCCCGCATTACCGGTAACAAGCCTCACGGATAAGTTATCATGATCTGAAAACGTTGTCAACTTTTTTGTGATTAGAAGTGAACCACCAATAGAATCTTTTGCTATACTAATGAAAGAAAAAAAATGCTGGCGACTGTACGAACACTGGATGAACAAATGGACATCAATACAGTGAATGCCACGTTGAAATCGCTGGTGACGGAATATACAGAAGTTTTTAGAAATGAAATTGAAGGATGCTTTAAGTTGGAAGTTTATTCTCCAATGAGTACATACAGAAATGGGGAGAAGCATGCTACGTCGTTTTTTGGAATATTATCGACCGTATCGGTCTTTGTTTCTTTTGGATTTTTCGTGCGCGGTCTTTGCTGCGTTGCTGGAACTGGGATTTCCGCTCGCGGTGAATTATGTGGTGGACGACTTGTTGCCGCAAAATAACTTAAGGCTGATTCTGTGGGC
Proteins encoded:
- the licT gene encoding BglG family transcription antiterminator LicT, which encodes MIIKQIFNNNIVSTVDDKNQELLILGRGIGFNFRAGDPIDENRIEKIFRLQDANIYEKFKATVMEVPIDILQVTDDIVSLARTQLNKKISDGIYVSLSDHIHFAIQRMEHDMIVRNPLSWEIQHFYKAEYDAAKESLTLLRERLGIEFPKEEICNIALHFVNAEINDSMNDVTHMMQLLQEIMNIIKYHFNVEFDEDSVNYFRFITHLKYFCQRVITHSGHDDAEEYLYEVVKKNYADTFKCIGKIERFIQKNYKYTMTHSEQLYLTLHLERLIKRK